One Actinoplanes missouriensis 431 DNA segment encodes these proteins:
- a CDS encoding DUF58 domain-containing protein, whose product MARTAVTAPGLSPVTPDESARAEAVLGRLQLLVTRKLDGLLQGDYVGLLPGPGTEAGESREYRPGDDVRRMDWPVTARTTTPHVRRTVADRELETWMAIDLSASLDFGTARWLKSDLVIAAATAITHLTARGGNRIGAVVGTGPGVPEKGLSGSWWRRRAATAPGPAPSPPMIRMPARPGRKEAQGLLRAIARTRIRPGRADLGQLIDMLNRPPRRRGVAVVISDFLAPVEGWARSMRKLGVRHDVLAIEVVDPRELELPDVGVLTLADPETGELHEVQTADPRLRRRYAEAASEQRAAIARALRAAGSAHLRLRTDTDWLLDMVRFVAAQRHARTRGTTR is encoded by the coding sequence CTGGCACGGACAGCCGTGACGGCCCCCGGCCTGTCACCCGTCACGCCGGACGAGTCGGCGCGGGCCGAGGCGGTCCTCGGCCGGCTGCAGCTGCTCGTCACCCGCAAGCTCGACGGCCTGCTCCAGGGCGACTACGTCGGCCTGCTGCCCGGTCCGGGCACCGAGGCCGGCGAGTCCCGGGAGTACCGGCCGGGCGACGACGTGCGCCGGATGGACTGGCCGGTCACGGCACGCACCACGACGCCGCACGTGCGCCGCACGGTGGCCGACCGGGAACTCGAGACGTGGATGGCGATCGACCTGTCGGCCAGCCTGGACTTCGGGACCGCGCGGTGGCTCAAGAGTGATCTGGTGATCGCCGCAGCGACCGCGATAACGCACCTCACCGCTCGCGGCGGCAATCGGATCGGCGCGGTGGTGGGGACGGGTCCGGGCGTACCGGAGAAGGGTCTGAGCGGCAGTTGGTGGCGCCGCAGGGCGGCGACGGCGCCCGGCCCCGCGCCCAGCCCGCCGATGATCCGGATGCCGGCGCGGCCGGGGCGCAAGGAGGCGCAGGGGCTGCTGCGCGCGATCGCCAGGACCCGGATCCGGCCCGGGCGCGCCGACCTGGGCCAGCTGATCGACATGCTGAACCGGCCGCCGCGCCGCCGTGGCGTCGCCGTGGTGATCTCCGACTTCCTGGCGCCGGTCGAGGGCTGGGCGCGGTCGATGCGCAAGCTGGGTGTCCGCCACGACGTGCTGGCGATCGAGGTGGTCGACCCGCGTGAGCTGGAACTGCCGGACGTCGGGGTGCTCACCCTGGCCGACCCGGAGACCGGCGAGCTGCACGAGGTGCAGACCGCCGACCCGAGACTGCGCCGGCGGTACGCGGAGGCCGCCTCGGAGCAGCGGGCCGCGATCGCCCGTGCCCTGCGTGCCGCGGGCAGCGCCCATCTTCGGCTGCGCACCGACACCGACTGGCTGCTCGACATGGTCCGCTTCGTGGCCGCTCAGCGCCACGCCCGTACCCGAGGGACCACACGATGA